From the genome of Naumannella halotolerans, one region includes:
- a CDS encoding multicopper oxidase family protein encodes MHTDLNRRQFLAAGALTLTAAGLAGCTSTSKTTSFVRPDSAAVAEAESKRRRTGATVQRALTAEPVTVDLAGKEAKTWAFSGASATKPIRGNVGDTLKVALTNKLPDPTTVHWHGLALRNDMDGVPNLTQKPVGSGGTFSYEFVLPHAGTYWFHPHVGTQLDRGLYAPLIIDDPNEKADYDQEWIIVLDDWLDGVTATPDQVLKELGKGMMDHGGMDMGPMRMGNTLMGATSPLLGGDAGDVYYPLHLINGRPAADPETFTAKPGQKVRLRIINAGGDTAFRFGVAEHPLTITHTDGFPVKPFEAESVVLGMGERYDAIVTAGDGAFAVVAEALGKQDQARAVLRTGSGSAPAKDAKLPQTKAPATAADLKAIDAAAPPKRAVDRTLVLELTGGMEKYDWAINGKRMDMEQPMRDALGIAEGERVALEFKNSTKMWHPMHLHGHTYQHAGGGPRKDTSIVLPGKALRVEFDADNPGRWLTHCHNVYHGEAGMMTTIAYQNG; translated from the coding sequence ATGCACACCGACCTGAACCGCCGCCAGTTCCTCGCCGCCGGCGCACTGACCCTCACCGCCGCAGGCCTCGCCGGCTGCACCTCCACCAGCAAGACGACCTCGTTCGTCAGACCGGACAGCGCCGCCGTCGCCGAGGCCGAGTCCAAGCGCCGCCGCACCGGTGCAACCGTGCAGCGAGCCCTGACTGCCGAGCCGGTCACCGTGGACCTGGCCGGGAAGGAGGCGAAGACCTGGGCGTTCAGCGGAGCATCGGCTACCAAGCCGATCCGCGGCAACGTCGGCGACACGCTCAAGGTCGCACTCACCAACAAGCTGCCCGACCCGACGACCGTGCACTGGCACGGGCTGGCGCTGCGCAACGACATGGACGGCGTGCCGAACCTCACCCAGAAGCCGGTCGGATCCGGCGGCACGTTCTCCTACGAGTTCGTGTTGCCGCACGCCGGGACCTACTGGTTCCACCCGCACGTCGGCACCCAGCTCGACCGCGGCCTGTACGCGCCGCTGATCATCGACGACCCGAACGAGAAGGCCGACTACGACCAGGAGTGGATCATCGTCCTGGACGACTGGCTCGACGGCGTCACCGCGACGCCCGACCAGGTCCTCAAGGAACTCGGCAAGGGCATGATGGACCACGGCGGAATGGACATGGGGCCGATGCGGATGGGCAACACCCTGATGGGGGCGACCTCGCCGCTGCTCGGCGGCGACGCAGGCGACGTCTACTACCCGCTCCACCTGATCAACGGCAGGCCAGCGGCCGACCCCGAAACCTTCACCGCGAAGCCGGGCCAGAAAGTCAGGCTGCGGATCATCAACGCCGGCGGCGACACCGCCTTCCGGTTCGGCGTCGCCGAGCACCCGCTCACCATCACCCACACCGACGGCTTCCCCGTGAAACCGTTCGAAGCCGAGAGCGTCGTGCTCGGCATGGGCGAGCGCTACGACGCGATCGTCACCGCCGGCGACGGAGCGTTCGCGGTCGTCGCCGAGGCCCTGGGCAAGCAGGACCAGGCCCGCGCTGTCCTGCGCACCGGATCCGGCAGTGCCCCGGCCAAGGACGCGAAGCTCCCGCAGACGAAAGCTCCCGCCACCGCGGCCGACCTCAAGGCCATCGATGCAGCCGCCCCGCCCAAGCGCGCCGTGGACCGCACACTCGTCCTCGAGCTGACCGGGGGCATGGAGAAGTACGACTGGGCGATCAACGGCAAGCGCATGGACATGGAGCAGCCCATGCGCGACGCCCTCGGCATCGCCGAAGGGGAGCGCGTCGCGCTGGAGTTCAAGAACAGCACCAAGATGTGGCATCCCATGCACCTGCACGGCCACACCTACCAGCACGCCGGCGGCGGGCCCCGCAAGGACACCTCCATCGTCCTGCCCGGCAAGGCGCTCCGCGTCGAGTTCGACGCCGACAACCCCGGCCGGTGGCTCACGCACTGCCACAACGTCTACCACGGGGAGGCCGGGATGATGACGACGATCGCCTACCAGAACGGCTGA
- a CDS encoding zinc finger domain-containing protein, with product MSDREERWSLENRSVSRTNAADLGKRASEALPVHQCHKRVESGSSREDLNVYGREGLPCKRCGTLIVREKFMNRSSRVCLVCQRKPSSKHHS from the coding sequence ATGTCCGATCGGGAGGAGCGCTGGTCCCTTGAAAATCGATCCGTGTCCCGCACTAATGCTGCTGACCTGGGGAAACGGGCGTCCGAGGCTCTTCCCGTACATCAATGTCACAAACGTGTGGAGTCGGGCTCTTCACGAGAAGACCTCAATGTCTACGGGCGTGAGGGACTGCCATGCAAGCGCTGCGGGACCCTGATCGTACGGGAGAAGTTCATGAACCGCTCGAGCCGTGTTTGCCTGGTTTGCCAGCGGAAACCTTCGTCGAAGCATCACTCATGA